The following are encoded in a window of Collinsella aerofaciens genomic DNA:
- a CDS encoding IS256 family transposase yields the protein MEGKAMPQEESVLRLGRDEALEAARLWQECGDAREFACRVLGSVMNALMDSEAQQMCGASRNERSDGRENSRNGYRPRSLKTAVGDVELEIPKLRHGTYYPEGMLARWSRVDTSVAAIVQEMYVCGVSTRKVERVASKLGISSLSSSEVSSLCSDLDAEVAEFRRRDLSGTPCCYLWLDATYMSCRVGSSVVSQGVVTAIGLGADGRKHFLGCDVVDTESEDSWAAFLGGLRERGLAGVRLVVSDSHAGLVAAVSRLFQGCAWQRCVTHLQRNLQSACSGRPEDSKAAVRDLVHAAVYQDDPDLARCVWAEAAPWVASVSARAGEVFEQAEDSALAFTAFPRAHWAKLRTNNVQERANREIKRRYRVVQSFPSRESMLRLTCASLMETEGQWSQQRVFSEASAAEGFAEPADRPAPTEGRRRALGRRAREIVDEIVERRGLKKE from the coding sequence ATGGAAGGAAAGGCGATGCCCCAAGAAGAGAGTGTACTGCGCCTCGGCCGCGACGAGGCCCTCGAGGCGGCGAGGCTTTGGCAGGAGTGCGGCGACGCGCGCGAGTTCGCGTGCAGGGTGCTGGGCAGCGTGATGAACGCGCTGATGGACTCCGAGGCCCAGCAGATGTGCGGCGCGAGCCGCAACGAGCGCAGCGACGGCAGGGAGAACAGCCGCAACGGCTACCGCCCCAGGTCGCTCAAGACCGCCGTGGGCGACGTGGAGCTCGAGATACCCAAGCTCAGGCACGGCACCTACTACCCCGAGGGCATGCTCGCGCGATGGTCGCGCGTCGACACCTCGGTGGCCGCCATCGTGCAGGAGATGTACGTATGCGGCGTGTCCACCCGCAAGGTCGAGCGCGTGGCGTCCAAGCTGGGCATATCCTCGCTGTCGAGCTCGGAGGTCTCGAGCCTCTGCTCCGACCTCGACGCCGAGGTGGCGGAGTTCCGCCGCCGCGACCTGTCGGGCACGCCGTGCTGCTACCTGTGGCTCGACGCCACCTACATGAGCTGCAGGGTCGGCTCGTCGGTCGTCTCGCAGGGCGTCGTGACCGCGATCGGGCTGGGCGCCGACGGGCGCAAGCACTTCCTGGGCTGCGACGTGGTCGACACCGAGAGCGAGGACTCCTGGGCGGCATTCCTCGGCGGGCTGCGCGAGCGCGGGCTGGCCGGCGTTCGCCTCGTGGTCTCCGACAGCCACGCCGGGCTCGTGGCCGCCGTCTCGCGCCTGTTCCAGGGCTGCGCCTGGCAGCGCTGCGTGACGCACCTGCAGCGCAACCTCCAGAGCGCCTGCTCGGGCAGGCCCGAGGACTCCAAGGCGGCCGTCAGGGACCTCGTGCACGCCGCGGTCTACCAGGACGACCCCGACCTCGCGCGCTGCGTGTGGGCCGAGGCGGCGCCCTGGGTGGCGTCGGTGTCCGCCAGGGCCGGCGAGGTCTTCGAGCAGGCCGAGGACTCCGCGCTGGCGTTCACGGCCTTCCCCAGGGCGCACTGGGCCAAGCTCCGCACCAACAACGTCCAGGAGCGCGCCAACCGCGAGATCAAGCGCCGCTACAGGGTCGTGCAGTCCTTCCCCTCGAGGGAGTCGATGCTGCGCCTGACGTGCGCGAGCCTCATGGAGACCGAGGGACAGTGGTCCCAGCAGCGCGTGTTCTCCGAGGCCTCGGCCGCCGAGGGCTTCGCCGAGCCCGCGGACAGGCCGGCCCCGACAGAGGGGAGGCGCCGCGCGCTCGGGCGGCGCGCCAGGGAGATAGTGGACGAGATAGTCGAGAGGCGCGGTCTCAAGAAGGAGTAA
- the moaA gene encoding GTP 3',8-cyclase MoaA: MDGHVQHDGFGRDINYLRIAVTDKCNFRCIYCMPADGVAPRAHDELLSVEEIARFVRLVAGEGIRRVRLTGGEPLVSRRIIPLIRDIRAIPQIEDISLTTNGALLPELAPQLKDAGLNRVNISLDTLDPTLFGKITRLGRLEQTMAGIDAALAWGFEPVKVNCVVVRRLNQDVAALARLTLDRPIHLRFIEYMPIGDEHTSSHCAVDPHAPALNPELWDASDTVPSDELRARINAGAAAAGLGELEPLGINDAPAGAGPARYWHFPGATGTVGFISAMSNHFCANCNRLRLTADGNVRPCLFSDAEYSVRDALRRGDDMQVLSIWRDAVAHKPQEHAIIEGTQRFMSQIGG; the protein is encoded by the coding sequence GTGGACGGGCACGTGCAACATGACGGCTTTGGCCGCGACATTAACTACCTGCGCATTGCCGTTACCGACAAGTGCAATTTCCGCTGCATTTACTGCATGCCGGCCGATGGCGTGGCGCCCCGCGCGCATGACGAGCTGCTCAGCGTCGAGGAAATCGCCCGCTTTGTGCGCTTGGTAGCGGGGGAGGGCATTCGCCGCGTGCGCCTGACGGGCGGCGAGCCGCTGGTCAGCCGCCGTATCATCCCGCTCATTCGTGACATCCGCGCGATTCCGCAGATCGAGGACATCTCGCTCACCACCAACGGCGCCCTGCTGCCCGAGCTGGCGCCGCAGCTCAAAGATGCCGGGCTTAACCGCGTCAACATTTCGCTCGACACACTCGACCCTACGCTCTTTGGAAAGATCACGCGTCTGGGCCGACTCGAGCAGACAATGGCCGGCATCGACGCGGCACTGGCTTGGGGCTTTGAGCCCGTTAAGGTCAACTGCGTTGTTGTGCGCCGGCTCAACCAGGATGTGGCGGCCCTCGCGCGGCTCACGCTTGACCGCCCCATCCACCTGCGCTTTATCGAATACATGCCCATCGGCGACGAGCACACGAGCTCGCATTGCGCTGTGGACCCTCACGCGCCCGCGCTCAATCCCGAGCTGTGGGACGCGAGCGACACCGTGCCGAGTGACGAGCTGCGGGCGCGCATCAATGCCGGGGCAGCCGCGGCGGGGCTGGGCGAGCTCGAGCCGCTCGGCATCAACGACGCTCCTGCCGGCGCGGGCCCTGCGCGCTATTGGCACTTTCCTGGCGCGACGGGAACGGTCGGTTTCATTAGCGCCATGTCCAACCATTTTTGTGCGAATTGCAACCGTCTGCGCCTGACGGCCGATGGCAACGTGCGTCCGTGCCTGTTCAGTGATGCCGAGTATTCGGTGCGCGACGCCCTGCGCCGTGGTGATGATATGCAGGTACTTTCGATTTGGCGCGATGCCGTGGCCCACAAACCGCAGGAACACGCGATAATTGAGGGCACGCAACGATTTATGTCCCAAATCGGAGGATGA
- the mobB gene encoding molybdopterin-guanine dinucleotide biosynthesis protein B yields MAKSRYADATKAARRAAMSAHKGTAAANAGNADASAQPTASAATEPARDARRDELTHVDAKGEVRMVDVSDKAETHRIAIAEGTILMHPETQAMVLQDRAKKGDVLACARVAGIMAIKRTSDIIPMCHPLLITKSKCDIAPIAPAGTPAEDVPEGWAPARADGQVGFHVLVTAGVTGKTGIEMEALTGASAACLTIYDMCKAVDRGMEIVDVRLLHKEGGRSGVWDRAERQAAAVEAVAADGAAPASAPVAVAPAAPTPAVPAIAFIGYQNSGKTTLVEKVIAELTRRGLRVGSLKHHGHHGFDIDVPAKDTWRHHQAGSKHVGLICATRWAEYADTREEDEMPARELLSRYNDVDVVIIEGYKTEGFDNIVVARSGVDRLRGKSSLDLVDGHTLALACNEALARQAFDAGFATRAININDARAICDLIQDHLA; encoded by the coding sequence ATGGCCAAGAGCAGGTACGCCGATGCCACCAAGGCCGCTCGCAGGGCCGCGATGTCTGCCCACAAAGGCACGGCTGCGGCGAATGCTGGTAACGCCGACGCGTCCGCACAGCCGACTGCCAGTGCTGCCACCGAGCCCGCCCGCGACGCCCGTCGCGACGAGCTGACGCATGTGGACGCCAAGGGCGAGGTGCGCATGGTCGACGTGTCCGACAAGGCCGAGACCCATCGCATCGCCATCGCCGAGGGCACTATCCTCATGCATCCCGAGACACAGGCCATGGTGCTGCAGGACCGCGCCAAAAAGGGCGATGTGCTCGCCTGCGCGCGCGTGGCGGGCATCATGGCCATCAAGCGCACGAGCGACATCATCCCCATGTGCCATCCGCTGCTCATTACCAAGAGCAAGTGCGACATTGCGCCCATCGCTCCGGCGGGGACGCCGGCCGAGGACGTGCCCGAGGGCTGGGCGCCGGCGCGCGCGGACGGGCAGGTTGGCTTTCACGTACTGGTTACGGCCGGCGTGACTGGCAAGACGGGTATTGAGATGGAGGCGTTGACCGGCGCGAGTGCCGCGTGTCTGACCATCTATGACATGTGCAAGGCGGTCGATCGCGGCATGGAGATTGTCGACGTGCGCCTGCTGCACAAGGAGGGCGGCCGCTCGGGCGTGTGGGACCGCGCAGAGCGTCAGGCCGCTGCTGTTGAGGCCGTGGCCGCTGACGGTGCCGCGCCCGCAAGCGCACCCGTCGCCGTCGCGCCCGCAGCTCCGACACCGGCCGTCCCCGCGATCGCGTTTATCGGCTACCAAAACTCGGGCAAGACCACACTCGTCGAGAAGGTTATCGCCGAGCTCACCCGCCGCGGCCTGCGCGTGGGCTCGCTCAAGCATCACGGGCACCACGGCTTTGATATCGATGTGCCCGCTAAGGATACGTGGCGCCATCACCAGGCCGGATCCAAGCACGTGGGCCTCATCTGCGCCACGCGCTGGGCGGAGTACGCCGACACGCGCGAGGAGGACGAGATGCCCGCGCGCGAGCTGCTGTCGCGTTACAACGATGTCGACGTGGTGATCATCGAGGGCTACAAGACCGAGGGCTTCGACAACATTGTGGTCGCGCGCTCCGGTGTCGACCGTCTGCGCGGCAAGAGCTCGCTCGACCTGGTCGACGGTCACACGCTGGCCCTTGCCTGCAACGAGGCCCTGGCACGCCAGGCCTTCGACGCCGGCTTCGCGACCCGAGCCATCAACATCAACGACGCCCGAGCCATCTGCGATCTGATTCAGGACCATCTGGCCTAA
- a CDS encoding HAD family hydrolase yields the protein MDTTFSHIKAVFCDIDGTLLTSQHTVSPRTVAAIHALRERGVLFGLCTGRDAQATEAMYELWGIEGLVDVLVGCGGAEVIDRAHGINELSYPLPGETIARICEHMADLPATPVCPRDGVLYVPESNACVEHLSRVDGVPYKVVDFAEFLREPQTKVMFTMAPEVMPQVIERASTFADDTVKAAALQTTQRLYEFMDPRVSKTRGLVRMAELNDMELQNICVFGDADNDTCMVADAGVGVAMANGSDATRAAADFVTASNDEDGIAIFIEEHLL from the coding sequence ATGGACACCACCTTCAGCCACATCAAAGCCGTGTTCTGCGATATCGACGGCACGCTGCTCACGAGCCAGCACACGGTGTCCCCGCGCACCGTGGCGGCGATCCACGCCCTGCGCGAGCGCGGCGTGCTCTTTGGCCTGTGCACCGGGCGCGACGCCCAGGCGACCGAGGCCATGTACGAGCTCTGGGGTATCGAAGGCCTGGTGGACGTGCTCGTGGGCTGCGGCGGCGCCGAGGTCATCGACCGTGCACACGGCATCAACGAGCTGAGCTACCCGCTGCCGGGCGAGACCATCGCGCGCATCTGCGAGCACATGGCAGACCTGCCGGCAACGCCCGTTTGCCCTCGGGACGGCGTGCTCTATGTGCCCGAGAGCAATGCATGCGTCGAGCACCTGTCGCGTGTCGACGGCGTGCCCTACAAGGTGGTCGACTTTGCCGAGTTTTTGCGCGAGCCGCAGACCAAGGTGATGTTTACCATGGCGCCCGAGGTGATGCCGCAGGTCATCGAGCGAGCGTCGACGTTCGCCGACGACACCGTTAAGGCGGCTGCTCTGCAAACCACGCAGCGACTCTACGAGTTCATGGATCCGCGCGTGTCCAAGACGCGCGGCCTTGTGCGCATGGCGGAGCTCAACGACATGGAGCTCCAGAACATCTGCGTGTTTGGCGATGCCGATAACGACACCTGCATGGTGGCCGACGCCGGCGTGGGTGTGGCCATGGCGAACGGCAGCGATGCCACCCGCGCCGCCGCCGACTTTGTAACCGCGAGCAACGACGAAGACGGCATCGCAATCTTTATCGAGGAACATCTGCTATAG
- a CDS encoding IS30 family transposase: MSGKKNRGSARAVPRAYGRLTRHERDTVQRMLERGASCREIARELGRSPSTVSAEVASHRFVTAPKSRRGERVDASADLSAACPRLAAWPRCCNGCGRYRAIGCKRRPHVFYEARAAQLCADSVLVSSRRGIDADEPAAAARLEAIRDCLRRGLSPEQMAARNGGPVDLSPSTIYRWVSAGYDGMTNMELRRKVGYRPRKSAAGRAATRHSARRSHAAFLALGEDACAAAWEMDTVEGAREDSACLLTLLHRPSRLQLALPLEEKTAGCVADALGDIREVLGADGMGRVFRAVLTDNGAEFSDEAAIAALLGEGPGETRLFYCDPGRSDQKGACERNHVEIRKLLPKGAGIRFDRLSPADLALAMSHVNSEPRGALGFTTPARAFRAMLGDDAAALLDAYGVEDVPLGELDLTPGLIGRARAERGDAPLS; this comes from the coding sequence ATGTCCGGAAAGAAGAATAGGGGCTCCGCGAGGGCGGTCCCGAGGGCCTACGGAAGGCTCACGAGGCACGAGCGGGACACGGTCCAGAGGATGCTGGAGCGCGGGGCCTCGTGCAGGGAGATCGCGAGGGAGCTGGGCAGGTCGCCCTCGACGGTGAGCGCCGAGGTGGCGTCGCACAGGTTCGTGACGGCGCCGAAGTCCAGGCGCGGCGAGCGCGTGGACGCCTCCGCCGACCTGTCGGCGGCCTGCCCGCGCCTGGCCGCGTGGCCGCGATGCTGCAACGGCTGCGGCCGGTACCGCGCGATCGGCTGCAAGCGCCGCCCCCACGTCTTCTACGAGGCCCGGGCCGCGCAGCTGTGCGCCGACTCGGTCCTCGTCTCGTCCAGGCGCGGGATAGACGCCGACGAGCCCGCCGCGGCGGCCAGGCTGGAGGCGATAAGGGACTGCCTGCGCCGGGGGCTCTCGCCCGAGCAGATGGCGGCGCGCAACGGCGGCCCGGTGGACCTGTCGCCGTCGACCATCTACCGCTGGGTCTCGGCGGGCTACGACGGCATGACCAACATGGAGCTCAGGCGCAAGGTCGGCTACAGGCCGAGGAAGAGCGCCGCCGGCCGGGCGGCCACGCGCCACTCCGCCCGCAGGTCGCATGCCGCGTTCCTCGCCCTCGGGGAGGACGCGTGCGCCGCGGCCTGGGAGATGGACACGGTCGAGGGCGCGCGGGAGGACTCCGCCTGCCTGCTCACGCTGCTGCACCGCCCCAGCAGGCTCCAGCTCGCGCTGCCGCTGGAGGAGAAGACCGCCGGGTGCGTCGCGGACGCCCTGGGCGATATCAGGGAGGTCCTCGGCGCCGACGGCATGGGCAGGGTCTTCCGCGCCGTGCTCACCGACAACGGCGCCGAGTTCTCCGACGAGGCGGCGATCGCGGCGCTGCTCGGCGAGGGGCCGGGCGAGACGAGGCTGTTCTACTGCGACCCCGGGCGAAGCGACCAGAAGGGCGCCTGCGAGCGCAACCACGTCGAGATAAGGAAGCTGCTGCCCAAGGGCGCCGGAATCAGGTTCGACCGGCTCTCCCCGGCCGACCTGGCGCTGGCCATGTCGCACGTGAACTCCGAGCCCCGCGGCGCGCTCGGCTTCACGACGCCCGCCCGCGCCTTCAGGGCGATGCTCGGGGACGACGCGGCGGCGCTGCTGGACGCCTACGGCGTGGAGGACGTGCCGCTCGGCGAGCTCGACCTGACGCCGGGACTGATAGGGCGGGCGCGCGCAGAGAGGGGCGATGCCCCGCTGTCCTAG
- a CDS encoding Spy0128 family protein: MKANSDKSKQSKKATRRVLAGVLCGASVLSLVLSLVMPPISQAIANDAQTVSAEESVAGEGALDEEAGADSTADKGTENQNGDDTEHSQGEDAATTDPSADGAEAKGAAQPSGDEADDGDSIAPVADDETKYDIHSGEELASKLQDESLRNENGAATFKLVADIEYNDEVGLVQNNEHPVVNIILDLNGHKLKHLSNSNSLFDVANGATLTIKDSVQTEEKVSNGQQLNDQGQKLTRANYGKEAKLSYDNDGIPTYLSYYVTESSPEGTGTTESLVEHGVDIKGKGDIKGKGAIVACDGSRGLKLINIHDGGHFSLESGVLTQKKDSSVRNLVYAGSGSTVNMKGGYVCGGYCPDGAAGAGISVENSTLSISNGVIAGNRAPSGGGVYANGSAVTVTGGVISGNSTLDGMNGFGGGIMAEGGSVTVSGGYITNNCYAKFCGTDGNGDHGGAGLAAKNGTHVTISGGQITGNYSKEAGGGVYVTDQWRDGSRKDMAWLNITGGIIASNVSYRSEGAGIRVGQKVDAMINGPKESNGTKESIVYITNNHCMSRFDWGGGGIFVQGDSNTASNAGRLFVYNSYISSNEAGGYGGGVAVCPTGKTLVTNTDGTAIFGNRAADASKQYDTTYDSANNAGNNGTPHLSGGGHGKNQDIDAYNKDVFRTNGHADFFLAATGHSDPIAAVIGKMLGGGDAKFSGSIELEKKISIPANGGVQVKNSIGLSSGVNAGDDAATAAQGLATTFITGNYSWNHGGGIMSNGDLYLGQPADTYVYPSLKLKATKALKNTQTGKEETPAPDQFSFAVYRKDSATATAPSWKNGTFNDGGCNFVERVKNDANGNITFDLGEQFAASGTADEITYYLVEDAGNDHNITYDSAVYEIVVTAEDHTTVLMSVPTQKDPNSTKDLRVHNYTINGMTVTKHSGGSTSEPRPVQADSDGYYSVPGSNGKKTFTNVYTPYESTGSWIPKATKVVKGGEMKEFTLEFADNPDFNSAQTVKTRVDGDKSQTLSFLNASGEGIKYSLSDITKKPFTAGDPTGRGASKTFTYYVREKNESSIFSHYKFDRSVYKLDVTMTDQKDGTITATKVTYTQIKDADGNAIDEGRQTPVDYNDGSDTTKPESTPTFTNTYSTSLPLSGMSGVTLTYLAGAAVLCAAAAWMHIRRKANAKGGERRE, from the coding sequence ATGAAAGCAAATTCAGACAAATCTAAGCAGAGTAAAAAAGCGACGCGCCGTGTACTGGCAGGCGTTTTGTGCGGAGCATCTGTTTTGAGCCTGGTGCTGTCGCTCGTCATGCCTCCGATCTCGCAGGCCATTGCCAACGATGCCCAGACGGTTTCTGCCGAGGAATCCGTTGCGGGCGAAGGCGCTTTGGACGAGGAGGCCGGTGCAGACAGCACCGCAGATAAGGGTACCGAAAACCAGAATGGTGATGACACCGAGCATAGCCAGGGCGAAGACGCCGCTACGACGGACCCGTCTGCCGATGGCGCGGAAGCCAAGGGCGCCGCGCAGCCTTCTGGTGATGAAGCGGATGATGGAGATAGCATCGCTCCCGTTGCAGATGACGAAACTAAATACGATATTCATAGTGGGGAAGAGTTGGCTTCAAAGCTTCAGGACGAGAGCCTTCGCAATGAAAATGGTGCCGCCACTTTTAAGCTTGTTGCCGATATTGAGTACAACGATGAGGTAGGGCTCGTACAAAACAACGAGCACCCCGTCGTCAATATCATCTTGGATTTAAACGGTCACAAGCTTAAGCACTTGAGTAATAGCAATTCATTATTCGATGTTGCCAACGGCGCGACACTTACAATTAAGGATTCTGTGCAGACGGAGGAAAAGGTCAGTAACGGCCAGCAGCTAAATGATCAGGGACAGAAATTAACTCGCGCCAATTATGGCAAGGAAGCCAAACTGTCTTACGACAACGATGGCATTCCGACTTACCTTTCCTACTATGTGACCGAATCGTCCCCAGAAGGAACGGGCACAACCGAGTCGCTTGTAGAGCATGGTGTTGATATTAAAGGTAAAGGCGATATTAAAGGTAAAGGCGCCATTGTGGCTTGCGACGGTTCAAGAGGACTGAAGCTCATCAACATCCATGACGGCGGTCATTTCAGTCTTGAGAGCGGCGTGCTCACGCAAAAGAAAGACAGCAGTGTCCGAAACCTGGTGTACGCGGGGAGCGGCTCGACCGTCAATATGAAGGGCGGTTATGTTTGCGGAGGTTATTGTCCGGACGGTGCTGCCGGCGCAGGAATATCTGTCGAAAATTCGACTCTTAGCATTTCTAACGGCGTAATTGCCGGCAACCGCGCTCCTAGTGGCGGCGGTGTATATGCCAATGGGTCTGCAGTCACGGTGACCGGCGGCGTAATCTCCGGTAATAGCACGCTTGATGGCATGAACGGATTTGGTGGCGGCATCATGGCCGAAGGCGGCAGCGTTACTGTTTCCGGCGGTTACATTACGAACAATTGCTATGCCAAATTCTGCGGCACGGATGGCAACGGTGACCATGGCGGCGCTGGGCTTGCTGCCAAGAACGGTACCCATGTCACCATTTCCGGTGGCCAGATTACTGGCAATTATTCTAAAGAAGCCGGTGGCGGCGTTTACGTTACCGATCAATGGCGAGACGGTTCTCGCAAGGATATGGCATGGCTCAACATTACGGGAGGAATTATTGCCTCTAACGTGAGCTACCGATCTGAAGGTGCCGGCATCCGAGTGGGCCAGAAGGTTGACGCGATGATTAACGGCCCTAAAGAAAGTAACGGCACTAAAGAAAGTATAGTCTACATCACAAACAATCACTGCATGTCTCGCTTCGACTGGGGCGGCGGCGGCATCTTTGTTCAGGGCGATTCAAACACTGCATCTAATGCGGGTAGGCTATTTGTCTATAACTCCTATATAAGCAGTAATGAGGCCGGTGGCTATGGTGGTGGCGTTGCGGTTTGCCCGACGGGTAAGACTTTGGTGACAAACACCGACGGCACGGCGATTTTTGGCAATAGAGCCGCTGACGCGAGCAAGCAATATGACACGACGTACGATTCAGCTAATAATGCGGGCAATAACGGTACGCCCCATCTTTCTGGCGGCGGTCACGGCAAGAACCAAGATATTGATGCCTACAATAAAGATGTATTTCGCACGAACGGCCATGCGGATTTCTTCCTTGCTGCAACGGGACACAGCGATCCAATCGCAGCGGTGATCGGCAAGATGCTTGGTGGCGGTGACGCCAAGTTTTCGGGAAGCATTGAACTTGAAAAGAAGATTAGTATTCCGGCTAATGGTGGTGTTCAGGTCAAGAATAGTATCGGCTTGTCTTCGGGTGTTAATGCCGGAGATGATGCTGCGACGGCTGCGCAGGGTCTTGCCACAACCTTCATCACTGGCAACTATTCCTGGAACCATGGCGGCGGCATCATGTCGAACGGCGACCTGTACTTGGGTCAGCCAGCAGATACGTATGTTTACCCGAGCCTTAAGCTGAAGGCGACCAAGGCGTTGAAAAATACGCAAACCGGAAAAGAAGAAACGCCCGCCCCAGATCAGTTTTCCTTCGCGGTTTATCGCAAGGATTCGGCTACTGCGACGGCGCCTTCTTGGAAAAATGGCACATTCAACGATGGTGGCTGCAACTTTGTTGAGCGTGTCAAGAATGACGCTAACGGCAACATCACGTTTGACCTTGGTGAGCAGTTTGCAGCGAGCGGTACGGCTGACGAGATTACATACTACTTGGTTGAAGATGCTGGCAATGATCACAACATCACGTACGACTCTGCCGTGTACGAGATTGTGGTGACGGCCGAGGACCACACGACTGTGCTCATGTCTGTTCCGACGCAGAAAGATCCGAACTCGACTAAAGATCTCAGAGTTCATAACTACACGATTAATGGCATGACTGTAACCAAGCACTCCGGTGGTTCAACTAGCGAGCCGCGTCCTGTGCAGGCAGATTCTGACGGCTATTATTCCGTCCCTGGCTCCAATGGGAAAAAGACCTTCACCAACGTGTACACTCCGTACGAATCTACCGGCTCCTGGATTCCCAAGGCGACTAAGGTCGTTAAGGGTGGCGAGATGAAGGAGTTTACGCTCGAGTTTGCGGATAACCCGGACTTCAACAGCGCTCAGACGGTTAAGACTCGGGTCGATGGCGACAAGTCCCAGACGCTTTCGTTCTTAAATGCGTCTGGTGAGGGGATTAAGTACTCGCTCTCTGATATCACGAAGAAACCCTTCACTGCCGGTGATCCTACGGGCCGTGGCGCTTCCAAGACCTTCACGTACTACGTGCGCGAGAAGAATGAGAGTTCAATTTTCTCGCATTACAAGTTCGATCGGTCGGTCTATAAGCTTGATGTCACGATGACGGATCAGAAAGATGGCACGATCACTGCCACGAAGGTGACCTACACCCAGATCAAGGATGCTGACGGTAATGCCATCGACGAAGGCAGGCAGACTCCCGTGGATTACAACGATGGATCCGATACTACCAAGCCCGAGTCCACCCCAACCTTCACCAACACCTACTCCACCTCTTTGCCCCTTTCTGGTATGTCGGGCGTCACTCTGACGTACCTTGCCGGCGCGGCGGTGCTTTGCGCTGCTGCGGCCTGGATGCACATTCGTCGCAAGGCGAATGCGAAGGGAGGCGAGCGTCGTGAATAA
- a CDS encoding isopeptide-forming domain-containing fimbrial protein: protein MNKKVCSFPILFALLALLIGICAVVFPASAQAAPTSTGSITVSGTVARSYDAYQIFSANVVDGDSDAKIATDLAWASDAVRDAALLVLHSAGMPNSQTTAQEAAEWLNTDSHLTSALSAQLARSLQSSGAVSVALNAGTTAGLPCGYWLIVANDDAISQNEAGTAPVMVLVGGAAVTVKPKAATPKVQKHVLEDSTAAWGKAADATVGDDLYWRLSATVPAGLTAYDTYTVRFVDTMGAGLDPSKVAASVRVYAAAGADGGFDAVSAGKDDRVGTEPAKGWTDITAQCATKVAADGKTFTVRTGDLIAALGGADAFTAGARVVAVYNAPLNSACNHGIAKGNPNEVYLRYPRSPFADQSGDAGFTHTPSDDACAYTWDLALTKRGSDGDKPLAGAVLCIADDRGRTLAADGTWDAEGKATVTTGEDGRVTVSGVDSGKLEVRELKAPKGYTAPEGTRSVTVKTEGLDVDQVAAAKPKLTITAESPLRADSADGSTGSLEASLINTPTKDSPRGFMPSTGDMAMFAAAAVAVAGAVLILAALLVKGGSGNHKE, encoded by the coding sequence GTGAATAAGAAAGTTTGCTCCTTCCCGATCTTGTTTGCGCTGCTTGCCCTCCTGATCGGCATCTGCGCGGTTGTGTTCCCCGCATCCGCGCAGGCCGCGCCGACCTCGACCGGTTCCATCACGGTGAGCGGTACCGTGGCGCGCAGCTACGACGCCTACCAGATCTTTAGCGCCAACGTCGTCGACGGCGACAGCGACGCCAAGATCGCCACCGACCTCGCCTGGGCAAGCGACGCCGTGCGTGACGCCGCGCTGCTTGTGCTGCACAGCGCCGGCATGCCCAATTCCCAGACCACCGCGCAGGAAGCTGCTGAGTGGCTCAACACCGATTCCCACCTCACGAGCGCGCTGAGCGCACAGCTCGCTCGTTCCCTCCAGAGCTCTGGCGCCGTGTCCGTGGCCCTTAACGCGGGCACGACGGCCGGGCTACCCTGCGGCTACTGGCTCATCGTCGCCAATGACGACGCCATCTCCCAAAACGAGGCCGGCACCGCGCCGGTCATGGTCCTGGTCGGCGGCGCCGCCGTCACCGTCAAGCCCAAGGCGGCGACGCCCAAGGTCCAAAAGCACGTGCTGGAGGACAGCACCGCCGCCTGGGGCAAGGCCGCCGACGCCACGGTCGGCGACGACCTGTACTGGCGCCTCTCGGCCACGGTCCCGGCGGGGCTCACCGCCTACGACACCTATACGGTGCGGTTCGTCGACACCATGGGCGCGGGGCTCGACCCCTCCAAGGTGGCCGCGAGCGTGCGCGTGTACGCGGCGGCGGGCGCGGACGGCGGCTTCGACGCCGTCTCGGCCGGTAAGGACGACCGTGTCGGCACCGAGCCCGCGAAGGGCTGGACCGATATCACGGCCCAGTGCGCCACCAAGGTAGCGGCGGACGGTAAGACCTTCACCGTGCGCACCGGCGACCTGATCGCCGCGCTCGGCGGGGCCGACGCCTTCACCGCGGGCGCCCGCGTGGTCGCCGTGTACAACGCGCCGCTCAACAGCGCATGCAACCACGGTATCGCGAAGGGCAACCCCAACGAGGTCTACCTGCGCTACCCGCGCTCTCCCTTTGCCGACCAGTCCGGCGACGCCGGCTTCACCCACACGCCGAGCGACGACGCGTGCGCCTACACCTGGGATCTCGCGCTCACCAAGCGCGGCAGCGACGGCGACAAGCCGCTTGCCGGGGCGGTCCTGTGCATCGCCGACGACCGCGGTCGCACGCTAGCGGCCGACGGCACGTGGGACGCGGAGGGCAAGGCCACCGTCACCACGGGCGAGGACGGCCGCGTGACCGTCTCGGGCGTGGACTCGGGCAAGCTGGAGGTCCGCGAGCTCAAGGCGCCCAAGGGCTACACCGCCCCTGAGGGCACGCGCTCCGTGACGGTCAAGACCGAGGGCCTGGACGTCGACCAGGTGGCCGCCGCCAAGCCCAAACTCACCATCACGGCCGAGTCGCCCCTGCGCGCCGACAGCGCGGACGGGTCGACGGGCAGCCTGGAGGCGTCGCTCATTAATACGCCCACCAAGGATTCCCCTCGAGGCTTTATGCCCTCGACAGGAGATATGGCAATGTTCGCCGCGGCCGCCGTGGCGGTCGCCGGAGCCGTGCTGATTCTGGCCGCGCTCCTGGTCAAGGGGGGAAGTGGCAACCATAAAGAGTAG